The genomic segment GTGACCTTCAGGATAATATCAGCATGAATGCTCACAAGCTGAAACTCAGTAAAGCTCAGTGATGCACAAGGATAATTAacctaaacaaaaatgtaaatcttctaCAGAATCActctggaaaaacaaacactgcctTATAAATTTgcccagtcagagcccagaacTAACCACAATACAGATGCTGTTAAATGACCTCAAGAGAACTGTGCAATTTTTCTCCTGAatgttgtgcaggtctaatccacagcttCAGGAAGAACTCACTTGAGATTATTGCCGCCAAAGATGGTTCAACCTGTGATTAAAACACTGCTGCCATTACGTTTTTTACTATCacttgtatgtttaatgggtaTGTTCAATGAAGACATGAAGGATCATGGCtgtttgttttatcagcttagaaatgttgtgtttgttgataatTGTAACTTTGGTGAcaatcagatcacatttcatgagcaATTCTTacattaaaagagaaaattgtAAACAGTGCCATTAGTTTTTGCTGTAAATCATATTGACTAACGAGACCAAGATGAACCTCATCCAGACTGTGGCAGTTActggaaacagtgtttaagtgggaactgtccagtctttaaAAGGCTTCAGGTGTGTCTCTATCGATAAcctctctacctcctgcacAACAGTTGCCTTATGATGAGCAGGTGATGATCCCCAAATTGAACCTTCAAAATTGTAATGTAAAGATTGTCTTGTATTGTACAGAGACTACAAAAGGAAAACCATTTGAGGAGACTGAGTTTGGCCTGGTAGCTCCATGAGTatagcagcaggatgggatgcagaagtctgaCGGATCCACCCAGCTTACCCACCAGATGTGTCCCTGGGTGAGGCACCCCCCTGTGGCTGCCCGGGGGGGGCACGAGACAGGCAACGAGGGCACGAGACAGCCAACATTTATGTCCTATCTCCTGGCTCGAAGGAAGAGAATTGCAAATGATCTTCTCTGCTGTCCTTACCACTCTCTGGGGACACTTCCAGTCTGCCGCACCATACAGAGAGGCAGTTTGTCAAAGGGTACTAAAAAGTAGTACGTTTTGGAGAGGGGACCAAGCAGAGAAGATGCACCAGAGATGCAAGGTTCTCAGTCCAGGTTAATCTGCCTGTGATGTGCATCCCCAGGAACTTGGTACtccccaccacctccactgcTGTGTTGTTAATTAcaatcattttctttgttttgtcaacATTCAGGAAGAGGTTGTTTCTCCCACACCAGTCCACCAGCTGCTCTACCTCCTCTCTGTTGGACCTGTCATCATCATTGTGAATGAGGCCCACTACTGTTGCATCATCAGCgtatttaattatattgttaGTAGTGGACCTGCTGACACAATCGTGGGTCATCAGGGATGCCTAGGGATGCCAGTTTGTTTACTGTGTGCTGGGGGGTAATCGTTGTTGAATACTGACCTAACGTATTCAAGTTGCTCCTGTTGAATGaaggccagctgcacagcagctctctCATCGCTGTGTGACTCTGTATGATTGTGAGTtcgaatgagtgaatgagaagcactgtaaagtgctttcagtaccaataggtagaacagtgctatataaatgaagaccatttaccattttctgtCCATGTGTGTGCTTTGTTGTATGATGGCCTAGTTGAGATTGGCTCTGGCTGTTTGAAGAGCCACCGTGTTGCCAGATTTAAAAACCGTGTTTCATGCTTACAGCATGCTGCGCACTTCTGTGGTCAATCAGATGTATGTACTCTGACACAGGCGTAGCATACTCATCCACACGGATGTGCTGATTGtatgttgctgctgctctcaTCATGAAAACAGTTGTGCAGTGTATTCATGGCCCCCTAAAGCTGAACCCTCACCTGCTTAACAGAGGGTATCTCCCTAATTACCAGGTGCCTGTATGCTGGAATGAACATAATGGAGAGATGATCCGAGGACCGTTTGTCATGAAATGAGTCACAGGGGAATGTGTTTATTGATTGCTTGGCAGGTATGATCAATTGTGTTGTTTCAGGAGCTGATCGTTTGCAGCCACTTATCAGAATGTTGAAACACCATTTCTCCCCGTTAAAAAGGGGACTCTTCTCTCCCTTGCTGCCCCATCCTGTTGATGCAGTTTGATTTGACCTGGTGTAAATAAGATTGTTCTATAGCAGGAAACTTTTCGTAAGCGTTGGGATAGAAGTTTAGGTAATTCTTTGGTTTAGGTAAGAACAGGGTGTTCTGGCTAGTTACgctttgtttgttattttgctgGACCCACCCTGAGctcatttatttttcctgaTTGATTGTGGTTTCTGTGTGCTGGGAAGAGGGGGAgtcttttgtgattttgtgatgCGTCCTGGTTTCCCCTAGGCCAGGGTATAAAACATGACACACCCTCACCCCCCCTACCAGTGCAGGCCCTTGTGTTAAAGTGCTGCAGGGGGTTGTGTTTGATTGCAGACCATGTGAAAACTGCCATAAAAAGCCGACAACAACAGCAACTGATGACAGTTGTGAGTGCGGTTTAACAGGTTTGACCTCATGGGAGGGTCAATagcagttaataataataaaaggtttAGAACACTTTGCCACtaaaaacatatgtaaaaaacattttaaatgctgtaaCATTAACCGCATtagttttatgatgtttttcaCGGCTTTTCCAGTTTGTGTCCCAGCTGTTTTGAAACAAGTTGCTGGCATCTAATTAAAAATGGGCAAAAAACTATAACAATTATTTAGTCCCAATGgttgatatgtttttttttgtactatttaaaatcaaaaataggttacaaaagatttgcaaatcattgctgCAATGGTTGTCTTACAGTCTATTTAATGTGAAACTACACAGTTTGGGTACAAATTGATTCCAGTATATTAATTAATCCCACTGAAATTGACAGTTTGAATGAGTGACAAACAGGCAggaatgtttttattctatttatttcaCTGAAGTTATAATAAACAACTATATATCTGTCTTTTGCCTTCATAATGAAATCTGAGAGTTTAGCATAAGACATGCAATACATATGCACTTGGTTAGTAAAAAACTGGGAAAATATTGTTGATTTAATGAGTCTGAACAAAAAACTTTTCCCCAAGTATCCATTTAAAAGTGTCAGCCTACTTTTCATTCTGCTCTGACATCATTTACTAAGTCCTGCATGCAGACAGCATTTTCATGTCAGCCTCTAAATGAGGGGAAAATACATTGATGTTACAAGTGTTAACTAAAgtagcaaacacacagacatgaaacTATCAGTCCTATTTAAACACATGACAGAAACTTGTATTAAAGAAGCTTTGTCAgtttaaattgaaaatgaatgtaagAAATCCATTGTTTCTaccacattaattttttttataaatctcaAGTGGGaaataataactataaaaacTAGGGTTAACAACAACAGGGCCAgtgtaaatgcaaatgaattACATATTGGATTCAGTGTGAGCATGTCTGTCATTTTCAAAATCGCTATCCTGGGAGATGAGCTTGTAAggtttcttcttctccttctcctccaccaCCGAGTTGCCCATCTCCACATCTCTACTGCAGAGCTCGTGTCGAGATAAAAACTCAATAATGCCGGCACCGATTGAATCCCCCAAAACATTGGTGGTGGTACGTAGACGGTCCCTATGTCccagcaaaaaaattaaataaaaaattcagtTTCATGCATCGTATTGATAAgtcacaaagcaaacacatttgaATGGGTAACCCACCCTAAATACCTCCCTGCAAAAGCACACAgaatgtatatgtatttttcaCTAGGAAGGTACTGGTGTTCCATCTTtgactcaaatatgaaactAAATGATTCCATTGGGAATTCtggcagcagaagaaaaaagctTGAACACTGACTACTTGCTTTCCAAACAAAGTAATGCAGCCGATGAAAGCCACTGTCAGGAAGAAGCGAGATAAATATTggtcttattattatttattgataaataatatttttttaataataaaatataaatttaactataaataatattattcaaAATTTCCGTGAGAGTGACTAATGTTATAAACCTCAACAAAAACCACTATATGGGTGAAAGTATACGAACAAGACGCAGTGTATTGGAGACCAACATAACATTtatgtaatatacagtacatgactCCTGTCTGTTAGCTGAGTTTATGATTTTTAAAGGCATGTCCTGCATGACAATAATATTACGCATGCAAATGCTGTAAGGCTTTAAATTTAAGCAGccaaatggaaagaaaaaaggtttgacTTACAAACTCTTACTTCCAGAAAATAAGGTTTGGTAAAgtgaacaacatttttaaataaattctgaaTTCTGAATGTCTATGTGACAGCTGAGCTGTCTGAGCCATAGAAATGTACACAATGTGTATAAATCCTGTCGTGTTCTCTGGGATCATTATTAGTTAGTTACATATTTTGTTTCGAGCATGACACAGAGCCTGAAATGTTTCATGCTAAAAGAGAGATGGCATCGTCTGACAGGTCATAAGAAACTTCACACACTGTTCAATGTGAGAAGGGCCTGTGTTCATGAGTTGAGGTTGTGTGGACAGTATTTGGTCCATCCTAGTTAAAGGAGATAAGGGTTTCTTTCTATTAACCCAGTTAGCTGAGTAATTTCTAATTGAAATGATTAATTTGGGAAACCTAATTATGTTTCTATGTAAAAGCTCATTGCAAAAAATATTGAGTATTAAGGGACAATGTGGAACAACACTCCTGGGAGACCAGAGAAGTGTGTCACTAGGTGGTAGTGGATAGAGAGCTGATTTTGACCTTAAAAAAGTGAGAAGTTTACATCGGGATGTGAGGTTGCGTTTACAGCACTCAACTCaacaacatgtttaaaatggGGCTGTGAAAACGAATGCAGGACACattgggcaaaaaaaaagaaagaaagaactgcTCTGTTTTCTGATATTGTGAACAGGCTGGTCTGTCTCAGTTGGCTCATTGGAAAGGTGGAGTAGGTCCTATAGTCTCAAGGGGTCTTAAATATTGGCTTACTGGCTTATAGCACCTTAGTAGATGTCTTTGACCTGAAACAGACACGTGGAAAACAGAcccaaaagaaatgaaagccCAAACCCAGGATACAAATTACAGTTGCCCGTTACTCTTGCATTTGGCTGTGAGGCCTTCGATATTTGCGGGACTCACAAGGCCACAAGTCGTGGCCTCATAAGGTCTAACAGAGCTCAAAACAGATCACTTCTGAACCAGATGAACTGGGTTACACTGGGTCCAAAGTCTGGTTAATCGATTAATTGCACTTAATCACATTCCTAATTTAAATAGATGTTACACTTGATTTACTGTTCATGGGTTCACAATGCTGCAAGCTACTCACAGGAACCAATCAACTGCAATGATGAGAGTGATGTCATCAGTAGGAAGTCCAACAGAGGTCAGTACAATCACCATTGTGACCAAACCTGCCTGAGGGATCCCAGCAGCTCCGATACTGGCTGCAGTTGCTGTAATACTAGATTGAATAGAAGCACACAGACAGATCAAACAATGCCTGTCTCtgatgtatttgcattttttttttcattttcattacattttcaccattactgtcttctttcttttaatCTCACCTTATGGTGATGATCTGACCAAAGTTCATCTCCATGTTGTTGACCTGAGCAATGAAGATGGCTGCCAGTGCTTCATACAGAGCCGTTCCATCCATGTTGATGGTGGCACCCACAGGCAGCACAAATCTTGTGACTCTCTTATCAATTCGGTTGTTTTCCTCCAGACATTTAAACGTGACAGGAAGAGTGGCTGAGCTGGCAGGTGAAAGaccaaacacaattttaatttagaaCTGGAAACATCAGCGGTGGTTTTGAATGATGTTGCTTTAAAGGTTGGTGATGTTTACAAATTTACATTCTATGATTTTGCAAAACTCTGTACAATCCCTGTACAGTATCTAGCAATACACAGGCTTACGTGTACTGTCTGTACAATGTACATACAAAAGTTTGCTCGTTATTCACTACGAACACACTAAAATGAgatgtatgtataatgacattTAGCCTAAGTTAGCATCTTAACTCTGATCAACTTCTGGTGGTCTCGCTCTAAAATATGAAAGTTCTTCTACTCCCAGACAGCCTCAaacagtggaaaaataaaacaagatttgtTACATAAtgtagctctttttttttttttttttaatgaatttgtaGAAGTGGTATCAAAAAGTATCATTCAGGAAGTTATATTGAAGTCAGTGTATGGTATTAGTGCCACCACATTGAGCTCAATTCAACACAAGGCCCACAAAAGCATCGTTTAAAGCTCAGCGGTAAAAATTCAACAAGCAGCAGAGattaaaatatgtctaaaaTTTATTTAGAcagtagtaaaaaaaactgttgtaatGTACCTGTGTTGCCAACAGACctgtttaaatgaaacaatgttTCTGTGCTGTCTGGCTCATGTTTAACTTAACACAAACTGGACACAGAAGCAGTAGCAGGGTGTTGATGTCATGATAAATCCATCTATATGTGAAAACCAATCTATACACAACTTCATTCTGCCTGAACCTGAGTCAACTGGCAGTCAAAAATTAAAGTCTAAAGTCTAAAGTCCAAAGATAGACTATCTTTGCCCTCCTGGGAGTCCAGTCACCAATGTGTGTATGActtgtcatttttgttaaaaatgtagtgATAGTGCTGAACTAACCCCGAACATAAGCTCGATTATATGTTTGCTGAGCAGAAGCTTCTGTAGGTTCCACGAGTCTACAAgacatgaaacatttaaatgattaatataGTTAAAGGCtctcactgattttgaacttgcttcttttggttctagtttgagtagtagatgtaaatgaatgctattgaacttccctttgacttccatcttttatccattatctgtcaccacttTTCCTATTTGGATCGCGGggtggagcttatcccagctatCCCCATTCTAACTCAGGGCAACAGAGAGACATACCcagacagagaaatgtgtggGGGCCAGCAATGTGAAGCATGACGCAGATCGTACCACAATTCGGTgcatgtggttactatagtaaggaagtggTCATTGTTTGTACCATTtgctttttatgtaatttatcttgtaacttaaccttacACTAAAGTTTTGGTCCCTAACAATGTTGTCTGTTAATGTAACCTTACCCTGAACCCAACGCAGTTTTTGTGTATAGGCTTCCTATACTGATGCCAAAGTCTACCTGTATTCAAAATCAGAGGCCATTGTTCCCAGGGCAATCAGAATAGCACATATGTCACACAGGGAGTAATGACAATTGATGATGATATTACTACCGAAACAGCCTCGATTATGTCTGTAATTAAACCAAATTTCAtgagcttttttattttgacagagGGGAGACTATGCTTGACAGAGGTAAGCACAGGCAGGTTCCACCTGCCTCCAGCCTATGGACTAAAAACTAGCTCCTACATTCGACCCTGGTAGATGCTCATCTTTGTGCATTTGGccgcaaacacatttttaaaaatatttcctgtAATACATTACTGAAGTGTGATAGTTATAATATTTACCTGGAAGAGGTTCCCAGGGCTGTTACAAGAGCTTGCAGTAGCCCAGCAATAAAGATAAAGGGGTTCTGCCGAGTGATGACAAAATATAGAGTGGGCAGAATAAGAACACCGTGGATCAATAAGCCAATGATGACCGTGATAGTATACATGCCCAGCTGGCCACCCATTTGTGTCAAATCATCCATCTCCACAATCTTTCCTGCAATTAGGAACAGGATGCCGATGGGAGCATACCTGAGAGGGGAAACAGTGAGTTATTGATTGTATACACTAATGCTGGTAATATTTGTCAAACAGGAAGCATCTTTCCTGAAAGTGAAGCCTCACCACATGATGATGGCGACCAGACGCATAATGGCTTCATTGAGGCTGTCAAAGAAATCCCTCAGGATCTGGCCCTGCTCCTTCATGCTACCAATTATCAGACCAAAGCACATGGAGAAGACCACCAGCCCAAGGGCGTTGACCCCATTCACCTGACCTGGCACAGGGATCACTTCCTCCCGTGTGATGTCCATGACCTCCTGGGTGACATTGGTCATGTTGAAGAGGGTGTCgttcactgtcactgtcacatGGACGACTCGCTTTCCATATTTGGTTTTGAACTGGAGAATAAAAGAATTGAAGAATCAAGGTTAAACTAGTGGAGTTTGAGACAACTGAAAAAGACCACTACACTAAGCCCAACCTTCAGAATCAGGTTATAATACTTGTTAAATTAATCTTTCATGATTGTTCAAATGGGAAATAAGTGCACCAGCAGTTTAAATGTAGAATGCTACTGATGATCCTCAACTTTTTTCTAGTAGCACCAGCAGTAGTAGCACTACAGCAGTGACAGCAGGGTCACTGGGTGTGACTCTGCACCAGTTAACCCGCATGCCTTTACACATAGATCTACCAAAACAAAtctattttccatgaaattggtTTTGGTTATTCCGCCATAAATCCTGCTAATGGTGACCTAACCACCTTTCCCATACCAGGAATGTCATGGTGAACTCTTTTTCAGAAAGGTATTTAAGCGGACTAAGAAATTTGCCGTAGATATTCAGGGGATGGATCCTGAAGTAATCAATAATTAGTTGGCATTCAGTCATTTAGAAGACTTATtgacttttatccaaagcaactgaCAAGTGAACATATACACACTAAgagaaacttggggttcagtgtcttgctcaaggacctTCAACATTTCGACCAGAATAGACAGGGATTGAACTGCCAACCCTGTTGGTGAGTGACCACAGGATCGTCTGTGCGGAGTGCTGGTGTTTTCAAAGGAGACTGAGACTGGATTTCTGAGTCCATGGTTATTCATGATAACAACATACGCATGACTCCAAGAGATTACTAATGTTGTACTGTGTTTCCATTAGGAGCCAAAACTACTAAGATTTGCTAGTTATACTGTGATTAAGACTAAACTCCCAGTATAAAGTGTGTAGTGGATGTCTATACATTGTCAACTTTGTCGAGAAATTTGCTTTGTAGAAGCTGTGGAGAGTTTTTAAGAGATAGTCTGAAAAATGTAGCGAGCTGTGGGTCCTGCTGGGCTGGGGTCTACTTAAATCATGTTGGACCAAGCCAGTACCAAGTTTCTAAACAGATGAAGTAATTTCTACCTGTGTCCTTTAACCTTCCTCACCATGTGATAAAAATTTCCACTGGAGCACAAGAGAAGTCTAATAGACAGTGTGAGCTCAGTAGGTTTTTACACTGGTTATTTTGAATGAAGCCAGGAGATTATCACTGCTCACCTGCTGAGTGCAAGCTTGGACCAAGTTTGGTGGAAACATGTTTCTGAAATGAGAAATCACAGTCATTAAAACGATGTTGGCTGTTTACTGTCAAACATCATGACTAACACGTCTATGCAGGCTACCTGATCAGGTCCAAGAAGGCATCAGCAGGACTGACTTGCTCTATCGTCTGCTGCTTTCCAAACTCATCTTTGGATCCTTTTCCTGGGTGGATGATGAGGACAACTAAGATCCCAATGAAAACTGCGATAAAGGTCGTGGTCATGTAGTAAATCACAGCTCGCATGCCCATTTTTCCTGAGGCTTTACTGTCCAAAGCTGCCATTCCTGTAGGACAGAGGATGGAAATATTGTTTCTGATTATTAAGACATGTACAAATATTCTTTATATACAAACAAGCCCCAATTCATGTTTCCTCTGACTAGTGTGTTTATTCCTAATCAGtagaatatgaataaaatgtgttacaGTGTGTTAGCTGGTTCTTTACCATATCCTGTCTTTAAGTCAACACTTTTGAATACATTATGGTGGCAAACTGGGGCACTGTGAACTCTACTGCATTGGAAAAGTGATGAACAAGAATGCAGGAAGGACACGAGCAGATGTGGAAAGTAAGTCCTTTACTTGCACTACTTAAGCTCCACCTCAGTTCATCATTTGTTGCTGTTCATGTATTTGACTTACTGTAAGTGAAAACCCTGCACAGAGGCTGGACAGGTAATACAGAACAGTGGAATGAGTTATTCTGAATGATCTGCACTTAAATTGTCTCCACCCATGTAGTAGTTTCTACATTATCAGTATCCAAAACCCTTTACAGTGTTTCTGTAAACAGCTACTCTTTTACACATTAAACAACAGTCAATGATTCACTATGGCTGAAGCATGTTTGAATTTTAGCAGTTACATTAAGTCCATAATCCCAGTTACATTTCAACAAGATTTGTAAAAGTAGATTTGGCAGATGACACTGCCTGGAAGAATGAGTGAGGTTATGCCACTGCAGCAAGCAATGAGAACAGACCAGTGCAGTAAGAGGCCACAAGAATGATACATCTTCTGTAATTAAACTAAAGTAAGCCTCCTCTGCACCGAATCAGTGGGAATCTCTTCATCACCAGGCTGGAGGAAAGGCTGATGTCCTCACTGATTACTGGCTTGTAAAGATGACCTCCCCGTGAACCACCTAAGCTGAGGTGGTTCTgtcacagaaacaaagaaaacccattttttttattttttattacacatcTTTAAGACACAATTGATTTAGTCACAACatgaaaaatgcaaaactttgtgtctttaaaatgtcactgaatACCACAGTTCCAGTTTACCTCACATAGAGTTGTTACACTTGAATCATAGAGTTAAGTATCCAATTTTTGGTGTCACTTCATAAATGTTGATCCATTGTTACTGCACAAAGATCTGTAGTTTGGGAATTTAGAGACTCCATCTTCCTTTTGTTAAAACAACTGTGCCTATACGAGCAGCTTATTATTACAGCTTATTATGAACCATAGGTTGTTTTGTTAGGTGTATTATAGAAGTTCCAGTTTGACGGGAGCAAAGCAGGACATTGGGTGAGGCACTGATGAAGTGAGAAAGTCTGCACAGAGAGGAGGTTGGGGAGGATTTGATAGTTGGGGTTCTTACCATGACTTGGTTCTAACCAAATTCAACAAATCGTTTAGGTTGAAGTGACTCTGTGTAAAGGATTTCCTGTGCAGATGAACCTAAATTAAAGGGCAATTTCACCAAATTTCTAACTCGCCTTCTATGGCTTTactttaaatggtctgcatttttACATAGGCTGCGTTTTAGGTTGCTTTTCATTTactcattcgcactcacacaccgatgctacagtcaccaggagcaactaagttgttgttcagtctcttgctcaaaGACAATTCGACATTTTACCAGAAGAGCTAGGGATCGAACCAACGACTGTGAGATTGATAGCCGACTGCTCTACTTCCTGCGCCCTATAGtataatatttctctgcttctagctgaaagactgctccagatgacattacccAGAGGGGTATTTCATCAATAGGAGTCTAGATGATGTAATGTGGAGGAGCTCTAAAAAAGCATGTTGACCGTAAATACAAACACCACAGTGAGATGACAAAATCTGAACTGAGGGTTCTTCAAAGTGATGCCATCTGGTGGCATTTTTCAGGTAAAAGTAGAAAGACATTCTCGgaaggaagtcagagggaggtttaatgacatttatttacatgagatttacatttatatttatctcagaactgtagtggagtaaaatgaaaagcaacataaaatataaatattccaCAATTCAAGTACCTCAGCATATTTAGTTACCGTCCATCTCTAAGGATCTAGTTCTAAATCCATTCTCGACTTTGAAAGGAAACTAGTGGGACCAAACATTTCTCAAATACTATTTCCAAGGtcaagaatatttttatttcaacattgtTGTATGAAACCACAGAAGATGGCTTATATCTACACAGCCTATACCTTGATTTACTGGCATATTTCATATCAAGCATATGATTGTCTATTTCAAGTTGTTTAAACAAGTATCAGATGGTGGTCTATATCAGatctattaaataaataataataatgatctaTAAATTAAGCATGGAAATTGTGAGTACCTTAAGCCATAGACAGAACCACGTTTGCTCTTTAAACAGCAGACATGTGGAAAACCAAAAAGTCTTTTATCAACTGATAGATGAGGTGCATGTACAACCTCAATCCCGAAAATGTTGGGACAATgtggaaaacataaataaaaacagaatgtaatgatttgcaagtATCTTCAAattctatataaatatatgtatttcacaatagaacattaacaacatatcagatgttgaaactgagaactGTTATCATTTAATGCTAAATATTACCTCATTTTGAATTAGGCAGCAGCACTTCAAACAAAGTTGGAAcatggtgatgtttaccattttgtagcatcccctcttctattaacaactgtctgtgaacgtctgggaagtgaggagaccagttgctggacttttaggagaggaatgttgtcctgTTCTTGGCTGATGCGGGATTCTAGCTGCTTAAGAGTCCGGgacctttgttgccagattttttgttttatgatgcaccaaatgttttctataggtgcagcatttctggatcatgttcacatttggcttcttctttacATGATACACCTTTAAcctacatttgtggattgcacagcgtactgtgttcacagacagggattgctggaagtgttcctgagcccatgcagtgatgtccagtagagaatcatgcctgtttttaatacaatgctgcctgagggcccatgCACACCCAGTTTTGACCTtaagccttgtcccttgcacactgAGATGgtggaaagaaacattttcctgaaaTGGTTCCACAATTGTCACATATTAGCTAATctctgctcatctttacattaGAGAGACTCTGCCTCTcagaaatgctccttttatacccagtcatgttattgacctgttgccaatattttccatgaaatgataaaatatgtcagtttcaacatccgatatgttgtttatgttctattgagaataaaatatgagttgatgagatttgcaaatcattgcattctgtttttatttatgctttacacatcgtcccacaacttttttggaattggggttgcatTGTGTGATGGTGTTGTACCTGTTATTAGACTGGAGACCAGCAAGGGCAGAACAAGCATCTGAAGCATTCTCATCAGCAACTCTCCTGGGAAGGAGAAGTACTTTACTTCTCGATAGGTCATCTTATAGGGACGAAGAGTAAATCCCAGAACAATACCTGCAGAAGCGAAGAACATGCTTTGTGTCCCCATTGCATTGACAAGACTCTGACTGAATGAAGTCAATTGGAGTTTAGCTTGCAGAGGCATACACACCTACAATAACTGCCCCGACTGTGAAGAGTACAAAGGCATTCTTTTTCAAAAAAGCTTGGACGTCCTCCTTGGAGATctcctccactttcctctttgcCTTCATGGTGCGTATGTGAATGCCTTCCCTGATACGCTGCATCCTGCTGTAAACCCACATACATGTATTACTGAAAATGGACGTTGCAAAGTAACTTCACTGCTGGATGATGAAGAAGTGTTTGGCAGTCACCTGGGTCTCAA from the Channa argus isolate prfri chromosome 18, Channa argus male v1.0, whole genome shotgun sequence genome contains:
- the LOC137104174 gene encoding excitatory amino acid transporter 1-like; translated protein: MQRIREGIHIRTMKAKRKVEEISKEDVQAFLKKNAFVLFTVGAVIVGIVLGFTLRPYKMTYREVKYFSFPGELLMRMLQMLVLPLLVSSLITGMAALDSKASGKMGMRAVIYYMTTTFIAVFIGILVVLIIHPGKGSKDEFGKQQTIEQVSPADAFLDLIRNMFPPNLVQACTQQFKTKYGKRVVHVTVTVNDTLFNMTNVTQEVMDITREEVIPVPGQVNGVNALGLVVFSMCFGLIIGSMKEQGQILRDFFDSLNEAIMRLVAIIMWYAPIGILFLIAGKIVEMDDLTQMGGQLGMYTITVIIGLLIHGVLILPTLYFVITRQNPFIFIAGLLQALVTALGTSSSSATLPVTFKCLEENNRIDKRVTRFVLPVGATINMDGTALYEALAAIFIAQVNNMEMNFGQIITISITATAASIGAAGIPQAGLVTMVIVLTSVGLPTDDITLIIAVDWFLDRLRTTTNVLGDSIGAGIIEFLSRHELCSRDVEMGNSVVEEKEKKKPYKLISQDSDFENDRHAHTESNM